The following are from one region of the Lonchura striata isolate bLonStr1 chromosome 26, bLonStr1.mat, whole genome shotgun sequence genome:
- the PHACTR4 gene encoding phosphatase and actin regulator 4 isoform X3 produces MEENAAEEVDHAPGDASMGVDVLESGDTTPPTKRKSKFSSFGKIFKPWKWRKKKSSDKFKETSEVLERKISMRKPREELVKRGVLLEEPEQDGEEPEKLNPPALKNGHTVPIGGPGVCNLPSQEEEATKPSSLRKPVPVEEPKKRQGSSSSQPGPELEPPQEPHIPRQPLLPPKRPPSTSQETNEVQAKDPMPASNTARTAPFSTAPTAAKTINSTAAPSPAPRTLLPAPASANTTAPTSTTSTAPAKQPPVPPPKPINRNSNSLIAELSQVMTSGTALSKLSPPLPPKRGLLPNNTSEAVTSKPQNDRTVTTSRPAPIPLHVTSAYPPPSPSPPLPTHVPPEPPRVALPTSTPVLDPPCSLDLPKEAPPPLPLPEDFRPIEVSKRTAEQGFGEPHVLPRLPQIPLHIRIQQALASPLPVTPPPEGSHRAHSLLFENDSFGEDNSTLGRTRSLPVTIEMLKVPDDEEEEDDDQEEEQNSGHHVYIGDVPSVTVIPKLVPQVLPEEQEGDEGMSDSDSEGPILYKDDEDEEEDESHNSTLANRVKRKDTLAIKLGNTTAPQEEKIMFPRKSKEEWNEIRHQIGTTLIRRLSQRPTAEELEQRNILQPKNEADRQAEKREIKRRLTRKLSQRPTVAELQARKILRFNEYVEVTDAQDYDRRADKPWTKLTPADKAAIRKELNEFKSCEMEVHEESKQFTRYHRP; encoded by the exons CTGAAGAGGTGGATCACGCCCCAGGTGATGCCAGCATGGGGGTAGATGTTTTGGAATCAGGTGACACCACACCTCCTacaaagaggaaaagcaagTTCTCAAGCTTTGGCAAGATTTTCAAACCCTGGAagtggaggaaaaagaaaagcagtgacAAATTCAAGGAGACTTCAGAAG TTTTAGAACGAAAGATTTCTATGCGAAAGCCAAGAGAGGAGCTGGTAAAAAGAGGGGTTCTGTTGGAAGAGCCTGAGCAGG ATGGTGAGGAGCCAGAGAAGCTGAACCCACCTGCACTGAAGAATGGCCACACTGTCCCCATTGGAGGCCCTGGGGTATGTAACCTGCCCAGCCAGGAGGAAGAGGCCACAAAGCCATCCAGCCTTAGAAAGCCTGTTCCAGTGGAGGAACCAAAGAAGAGGCAGG GTTCCTCCAGCAGCCAACCTGGGCCTGAACTGGAACCACCTCAGGAGCCACATATTCCCAGACAACCTCTGCTTCCTCCAAAAAGACCTCCCTCCACTTCCCAGGAGACAAACGAAGTACAGGCAAAGGATCCCATGCCTGCCAGCAACACTGCAAGAACTGCCCCCTTCAGCACAGCCCCCACGGCAGCAAAGACAATCAATTCCACAgctgccccttccccagcccccaggactctgctccctgctcctgccagtgCCAACACTACTGCTCCCACCAGCACgaccagcacagctcctgccaaacagcctcctgtccctcctcccAAACCCATCAACAGAAACAGCAACTCACTAATAG CGGAACTTTCCCAAGTAATGACCAGTGGTACAGCCTTGTCCAAgctttcccctcctctccctccaaaGAGAGGCCTCCTGCCTAACAACACGTCAGAGGCTGTCACCTCTAAGCCCCAGAATGACAGGACAGTGACAACGAGTCGCCCTGCACCGATTCCACTGCACGTGACCTCAGCTTATCCACCACCTTCACCCTCGCCGCCGCTGCCCACCCACGTACCCCCTGAACCTCCACGCGTGGCCCTGCCCACCTCCACCCCTGTCCTAGACCCACCGTGCTCCCTGGACCTGCCCAAGGaggctcctcctcctctccctcttcctgaAGACTTCAGGCCCATAGAAGTGTCAAAGAGGACGGCAGAACAAGGGTTTGGTGAACCCCACGTGCTGCCTCgcctgccccaaatcccactgcACATTCGTATCCAgcaggctctggccagccctcTGCCTGTCACCCCACCTCCCGAAGGGTCCCACAGGGCCCACTCGTTGCTCTTTGAGAACGATAGTTTTGGAGAAGACAACAGCACCCTGGGCAGGACAAGATCCCTGCCTGTCACCATTGAGATGCTCAAAGT TCCAGAcgatgaggaagaggaagatgatgaCCAGGAAGAGGAACAGAATTCAGGTCATCATGTGTATATTGGAGATGTGCCATCTGTCACAGTCATCCCCAAACTGGTACCCCAGGTCCTCCCggaggagcaggaaggagacGAAGGGATGAGCGACTCTGACTCGGAGGGCCCCATCCTGTATAaagatgatgaggatgaggaagaagaTGAAAGTCATAACA GCACACTGGCCAACAGAGTGAAGAGGAAAGACACGCTCGCTATAAAGCTGGGGAACACAACTGCACCACAGGAGGAGAAGATCATGTTCCCTCGGAAGAGCAAGGAGGAGTGGAACGAAATCCGTCACCAGATTGGGACAACGCTGATCAG GCGACTGAGTCAGAGGCCAACTGCAGAAGAACTGGAACAGAGGAACATTCTTCAGC CGAAAAATGAAGCTGACCGTCAAGCTGAGAAGCGCGAGATCAAGCGCCGGCTGACCAGAAAG CTTAGCCAAAGGCCTAcagtggcagagctgcaggctaGGAAGATCCTGAGGTTTAATGAATATGTGGAAGTAACAGATGCCCAGGACTATGACCGGCGAGCAGATAAGCCATGGACAAAGCTGACACCAGCTGACAAG GCAGCCATCAGGAAGGAGCTGAATGAGTTTAagagctgtgaaatggaagTGCATGAGGAGAGCAAGCAGTTCACGAG GTACCATCGACCATAA
- the PHACTR4 gene encoding phosphatase and actin regulator 4 isoform X4 — protein sequence MGVDVLESGDTTPPTKRKSKFSSFGKIFKPWKWRKKKSSDKFKETSEVLERKISMRKPREELVKRGVLLEEPEQDGEEPEKLNPPALKNGHTVPIGGPGVCNLPSQEEEATKPSSLRKPVPVEEPKKRQGSSSSQPGPELEPPQEPHIPRQPLLPPKRPPSTSQETNEVQAKDPMPASNTARTAPFSTAPTAAKTINSTAAPSPAPRTLLPAPASANTTAPTSTTSTAPAKQPPVPPPKPINRNSNSLIAELSQVMTSGTALSKLSPPLPPKRGLLPNNTSEAVTSKPQNDRTVTTSRPAPIPLHVTSAYPPPSPSPPLPTHVPPEPPRVALPTSTPVLDPPCSLDLPKEAPPPLPLPEDFRPIEVSKRTAEQGFGEPHVLPRLPQIPLHIRIQQALASPLPVTPPPEGSHRAHSLLFENDSFGEDNSTLGRTRSLPVTIEMLKVPDDEEEEDDDQEEEQNSGHHVYIGDVPSVTVIPKLVPQVLPEEQEGDEGMSDSDSEGPILYKDDEDEEEDESHNSTLANRVKRKDTLAIKLGNTTAPQEEKIMFPRKSKEEWNEIRHQIGTTLIRRLSQRPTAEELEQRNILQPKNEADRQAEKREIKRRLTRKLSQRPTVAELQARKILRFNEYVEVTDAQDYDRRADKPWTKLTPADKAAIRKELNEFKSCEMEVHEESKQFTRYHRP from the exons ATGGGGGTAGATGTTTTGGAATCAGGTGACACCACACCTCCTacaaagaggaaaagcaagTTCTCAAGCTTTGGCAAGATTTTCAAACCCTGGAagtggaggaaaaagaaaagcagtgacAAATTCAAGGAGACTTCAGAAG TTTTAGAACGAAAGATTTCTATGCGAAAGCCAAGAGAGGAGCTGGTAAAAAGAGGGGTTCTGTTGGAAGAGCCTGAGCAGG ATGGTGAGGAGCCAGAGAAGCTGAACCCACCTGCACTGAAGAATGGCCACACTGTCCCCATTGGAGGCCCTGGGGTATGTAACCTGCCCAGCCAGGAGGAAGAGGCCACAAAGCCATCCAGCCTTAGAAAGCCTGTTCCAGTGGAGGAACCAAAGAAGAGGCAGG GTTCCTCCAGCAGCCAACCTGGGCCTGAACTGGAACCACCTCAGGAGCCACATATTCCCAGACAACCTCTGCTTCCTCCAAAAAGACCTCCCTCCACTTCCCAGGAGACAAACGAAGTACAGGCAAAGGATCCCATGCCTGCCAGCAACACTGCAAGAACTGCCCCCTTCAGCACAGCCCCCACGGCAGCAAAGACAATCAATTCCACAgctgccccttccccagcccccaggactctgctccctgctcctgccagtgCCAACACTACTGCTCCCACCAGCACgaccagcacagctcctgccaaacagcctcctgtccctcctcccAAACCCATCAACAGAAACAGCAACTCACTAATAG CGGAACTTTCCCAAGTAATGACCAGTGGTACAGCCTTGTCCAAgctttcccctcctctccctccaaaGAGAGGCCTCCTGCCTAACAACACGTCAGAGGCTGTCACCTCTAAGCCCCAGAATGACAGGACAGTGACAACGAGTCGCCCTGCACCGATTCCACTGCACGTGACCTCAGCTTATCCACCACCTTCACCCTCGCCGCCGCTGCCCACCCACGTACCCCCTGAACCTCCACGCGTGGCCCTGCCCACCTCCACCCCTGTCCTAGACCCACCGTGCTCCCTGGACCTGCCCAAGGaggctcctcctcctctccctcttcctgaAGACTTCAGGCCCATAGAAGTGTCAAAGAGGACGGCAGAACAAGGGTTTGGTGAACCCCACGTGCTGCCTCgcctgccccaaatcccactgcACATTCGTATCCAgcaggctctggccagccctcTGCCTGTCACCCCACCTCCCGAAGGGTCCCACAGGGCCCACTCGTTGCTCTTTGAGAACGATAGTTTTGGAGAAGACAACAGCACCCTGGGCAGGACAAGATCCCTGCCTGTCACCATTGAGATGCTCAAAGT TCCAGAcgatgaggaagaggaagatgatgaCCAGGAAGAGGAACAGAATTCAGGTCATCATGTGTATATTGGAGATGTGCCATCTGTCACAGTCATCCCCAAACTGGTACCCCAGGTCCTCCCggaggagcaggaaggagacGAAGGGATGAGCGACTCTGACTCGGAGGGCCCCATCCTGTATAaagatgatgaggatgaggaagaagaTGAAAGTCATAACA GCACACTGGCCAACAGAGTGAAGAGGAAAGACACGCTCGCTATAAAGCTGGGGAACACAACTGCACCACAGGAGGAGAAGATCATGTTCCCTCGGAAGAGCAAGGAGGAGTGGAACGAAATCCGTCACCAGATTGGGACAACGCTGATCAG GCGACTGAGTCAGAGGCCAACTGCAGAAGAACTGGAACAGAGGAACATTCTTCAGC CGAAAAATGAAGCTGACCGTCAAGCTGAGAAGCGCGAGATCAAGCGCCGGCTGACCAGAAAG CTTAGCCAAAGGCCTAcagtggcagagctgcaggctaGGAAGATCCTGAGGTTTAATGAATATGTGGAAGTAACAGATGCCCAGGACTATGACCGGCGAGCAGATAAGCCATGGACAAAGCTGACACCAGCTGACAAG GCAGCCATCAGGAAGGAGCTGAATGAGTTTAagagctgtgaaatggaagTGCATGAGGAGAGCAAGCAGTTCACGAG GTACCATCGACCATAA
- the PHACTR4 gene encoding phosphatase and actin regulator 4 isoform X5, giving the protein MGQPHFSRPVNPGAFAEEVDHAPGDASMGVDVLESGDTTPPTKRKSKFSSFGKIFKPWKWRKKKSSDKFKETSEDGEEPEKLNPPALKNGHTVPIGGPGVCNLPSQEEEATKPSSLRKPVPVEEPKKRQGSSSSQPGPELEPPQEPHIPRQPLLPPKRPPSTSQETNEVQAKDPMPASNTARTAPFSTAPTAAKTINSTAAPSPAPRTLLPAPASANTTAPTSTTSTAPAKQPPVPPPKPINRNSNSLIAELSQVMTSGTALSKLSPPLPPKRGLLPNNTSEAVTSKPQNDRTVTTSRPAPIPLHVTSAYPPPSPSPPLPTHVPPEPPRVALPTSTPVLDPPCSLDLPKEAPPPLPLPEDFRPIEVSKRTAEQGFGEPHVLPRLPQIPLHIRIQQALASPLPVTPPPEGSHRAHSLLFENDSFGEDNSTLGRTRSLPVTIEMLKVPDDEEEEDDDQEEEQNSGHHVYIGDVPSVTVIPKLVPQVLPEEQEGDEGMSDSDSEGPILYKDDEDEEEDESHNSTLANRVKRKDTLAIKLGNTTAPQEEKIMFPRKSKEEWNEIRHQIGTTLIRRLSQRPTAEELEQRNILQPKNEADRQAEKREIKRRLTRKLSQRPTVAELQARKILRFNEYVEVTDAQDYDRRADKPWTKLTPADKAAIRKELNEFKSCEMEVHEESKQFTRYHRP; this is encoded by the exons CTGAAGAGGTGGATCACGCCCCAGGTGATGCCAGCATGGGGGTAGATGTTTTGGAATCAGGTGACACCACACCTCCTacaaagaggaaaagcaagTTCTCAAGCTTTGGCAAGATTTTCAAACCCTGGAagtggaggaaaaagaaaagcagtgacAAATTCAAGGAGACTTCAGAAG ATGGTGAGGAGCCAGAGAAGCTGAACCCACCTGCACTGAAGAATGGCCACACTGTCCCCATTGGAGGCCCTGGGGTATGTAACCTGCCCAGCCAGGAGGAAGAGGCCACAAAGCCATCCAGCCTTAGAAAGCCTGTTCCAGTGGAGGAACCAAAGAAGAGGCAGG GTTCCTCCAGCAGCCAACCTGGGCCTGAACTGGAACCACCTCAGGAGCCACATATTCCCAGACAACCTCTGCTTCCTCCAAAAAGACCTCCCTCCACTTCCCAGGAGACAAACGAAGTACAGGCAAAGGATCCCATGCCTGCCAGCAACACTGCAAGAACTGCCCCCTTCAGCACAGCCCCCACGGCAGCAAAGACAATCAATTCCACAgctgccccttccccagcccccaggactctgctccctgctcctgccagtgCCAACACTACTGCTCCCACCAGCACgaccagcacagctcctgccaaacagcctcctgtccctcctcccAAACCCATCAACAGAAACAGCAACTCACTAATAG CGGAACTTTCCCAAGTAATGACCAGTGGTACAGCCTTGTCCAAgctttcccctcctctccctccaaaGAGAGGCCTCCTGCCTAACAACACGTCAGAGGCTGTCACCTCTAAGCCCCAGAATGACAGGACAGTGACAACGAGTCGCCCTGCACCGATTCCACTGCACGTGACCTCAGCTTATCCACCACCTTCACCCTCGCCGCCGCTGCCCACCCACGTACCCCCTGAACCTCCACGCGTGGCCCTGCCCACCTCCACCCCTGTCCTAGACCCACCGTGCTCCCTGGACCTGCCCAAGGaggctcctcctcctctccctcttcctgaAGACTTCAGGCCCATAGAAGTGTCAAAGAGGACGGCAGAACAAGGGTTTGGTGAACCCCACGTGCTGCCTCgcctgccccaaatcccactgcACATTCGTATCCAgcaggctctggccagccctcTGCCTGTCACCCCACCTCCCGAAGGGTCCCACAGGGCCCACTCGTTGCTCTTTGAGAACGATAGTTTTGGAGAAGACAACAGCACCCTGGGCAGGACAAGATCCCTGCCTGTCACCATTGAGATGCTCAAAGT TCCAGAcgatgaggaagaggaagatgatgaCCAGGAAGAGGAACAGAATTCAGGTCATCATGTGTATATTGGAGATGTGCCATCTGTCACAGTCATCCCCAAACTGGTACCCCAGGTCCTCCCggaggagcaggaaggagacGAAGGGATGAGCGACTCTGACTCGGAGGGCCCCATCCTGTATAaagatgatgaggatgaggaagaagaTGAAAGTCATAACA GCACACTGGCCAACAGAGTGAAGAGGAAAGACACGCTCGCTATAAAGCTGGGGAACACAACTGCACCACAGGAGGAGAAGATCATGTTCCCTCGGAAGAGCAAGGAGGAGTGGAACGAAATCCGTCACCAGATTGGGACAACGCTGATCAG GCGACTGAGTCAGAGGCCAACTGCAGAAGAACTGGAACAGAGGAACATTCTTCAGC CGAAAAATGAAGCTGACCGTCAAGCTGAGAAGCGCGAGATCAAGCGCCGGCTGACCAGAAAG CTTAGCCAAAGGCCTAcagtggcagagctgcaggctaGGAAGATCCTGAGGTTTAATGAATATGTGGAAGTAACAGATGCCCAGGACTATGACCGGCGAGCAGATAAGCCATGGACAAAGCTGACACCAGCTGACAAG GCAGCCATCAGGAAGGAGCTGAATGAGTTTAagagctgtgaaatggaagTGCATGAGGAGAGCAAGCAGTTCACGAG GTACCATCGACCATAA
- the PHACTR4 gene encoding phosphatase and actin regulator 4 isoform X1, protein MGQPHFSRPVNPGAFAEEVDHAPGDASMGVDVLESGDTTPPTKRKSKFSSFGKIFKPWKWRKKKSSDKFKETSEVLERKISMRKPREELVKRGVLLEEPEQDGEEPEKLNPPALKNGHTVPIGGPGVCNLPSQEEEATKPSSLRKPVPVEEPKKRQGSSSSQPGPELEPPQEPHIPRQPLLPPKRPPSTSQETNEVQAKDPMPASNTARTAPFSTAPTAAKTINSTAAPSPAPRTLLPAPASANTTAPTSTTSTAPAKQPPVPPPKPINRNSNSLIAELSQVMTSGTALSKLSPPLPPKRGLLPNNTSEAVTSKPQNDRTVTTSRPAPIPLHVTSAYPPPSPSPPLPTHVPPEPPRVALPTSTPVLDPPCSLDLPKEAPPPLPLPEDFRPIEVSKRTAEQGFGEPHVLPRLPQIPLHIRIQQALASPLPVTPPPEGSHRAHSLLFENDSFGEDNSTLGRTRSLPVTIEMLKVPDDEEEEDDDQEEEQNSGHHVYIGDVPSVTVIPKLVPQVLPEEQEGDEGMSDSDSEGPILYKDDEDEEEDESHNSTLANRVKRKDTLAIKLGNTTAPQEEKIMFPRKSKEEWNEIRHQIGTTLIRRLSQRPTAEELEQRNILQPKNEADRQAEKREIKRRLTRKLSQRPTVAELQARKILRFNEYVEVTDAQDYDRRADKPWTKLTPADKAAIRKELNEFKSCEMEVHEESKQFTRYHRP, encoded by the exons CTGAAGAGGTGGATCACGCCCCAGGTGATGCCAGCATGGGGGTAGATGTTTTGGAATCAGGTGACACCACACCTCCTacaaagaggaaaagcaagTTCTCAAGCTTTGGCAAGATTTTCAAACCCTGGAagtggaggaaaaagaaaagcagtgacAAATTCAAGGAGACTTCAGAAG TTTTAGAACGAAAGATTTCTATGCGAAAGCCAAGAGAGGAGCTGGTAAAAAGAGGGGTTCTGTTGGAAGAGCCTGAGCAGG ATGGTGAGGAGCCAGAGAAGCTGAACCCACCTGCACTGAAGAATGGCCACACTGTCCCCATTGGAGGCCCTGGGGTATGTAACCTGCCCAGCCAGGAGGAAGAGGCCACAAAGCCATCCAGCCTTAGAAAGCCTGTTCCAGTGGAGGAACCAAAGAAGAGGCAGG GTTCCTCCAGCAGCCAACCTGGGCCTGAACTGGAACCACCTCAGGAGCCACATATTCCCAGACAACCTCTGCTTCCTCCAAAAAGACCTCCCTCCACTTCCCAGGAGACAAACGAAGTACAGGCAAAGGATCCCATGCCTGCCAGCAACACTGCAAGAACTGCCCCCTTCAGCACAGCCCCCACGGCAGCAAAGACAATCAATTCCACAgctgccccttccccagcccccaggactctgctccctgctcctgccagtgCCAACACTACTGCTCCCACCAGCACgaccagcacagctcctgccaaacagcctcctgtccctcctcccAAACCCATCAACAGAAACAGCAACTCACTAATAG CGGAACTTTCCCAAGTAATGACCAGTGGTACAGCCTTGTCCAAgctttcccctcctctccctccaaaGAGAGGCCTCCTGCCTAACAACACGTCAGAGGCTGTCACCTCTAAGCCCCAGAATGACAGGACAGTGACAACGAGTCGCCCTGCACCGATTCCACTGCACGTGACCTCAGCTTATCCACCACCTTCACCCTCGCCGCCGCTGCCCACCCACGTACCCCCTGAACCTCCACGCGTGGCCCTGCCCACCTCCACCCCTGTCCTAGACCCACCGTGCTCCCTGGACCTGCCCAAGGaggctcctcctcctctccctcttcctgaAGACTTCAGGCCCATAGAAGTGTCAAAGAGGACGGCAGAACAAGGGTTTGGTGAACCCCACGTGCTGCCTCgcctgccccaaatcccactgcACATTCGTATCCAgcaggctctggccagccctcTGCCTGTCACCCCACCTCCCGAAGGGTCCCACAGGGCCCACTCGTTGCTCTTTGAGAACGATAGTTTTGGAGAAGACAACAGCACCCTGGGCAGGACAAGATCCCTGCCTGTCACCATTGAGATGCTCAAAGT TCCAGAcgatgaggaagaggaagatgatgaCCAGGAAGAGGAACAGAATTCAGGTCATCATGTGTATATTGGAGATGTGCCATCTGTCACAGTCATCCCCAAACTGGTACCCCAGGTCCTCCCggaggagcaggaaggagacGAAGGGATGAGCGACTCTGACTCGGAGGGCCCCATCCTGTATAaagatgatgaggatgaggaagaagaTGAAAGTCATAACA GCACACTGGCCAACAGAGTGAAGAGGAAAGACACGCTCGCTATAAAGCTGGGGAACACAACTGCACCACAGGAGGAGAAGATCATGTTCCCTCGGAAGAGCAAGGAGGAGTGGAACGAAATCCGTCACCAGATTGGGACAACGCTGATCAG GCGACTGAGTCAGAGGCCAACTGCAGAAGAACTGGAACAGAGGAACATTCTTCAGC CGAAAAATGAAGCTGACCGTCAAGCTGAGAAGCGCGAGATCAAGCGCCGGCTGACCAGAAAG CTTAGCCAAAGGCCTAcagtggcagagctgcaggctaGGAAGATCCTGAGGTTTAATGAATATGTGGAAGTAACAGATGCCCAGGACTATGACCGGCGAGCAGATAAGCCATGGACAAAGCTGACACCAGCTGACAAG GCAGCCATCAGGAAGGAGCTGAATGAGTTTAagagctgtgaaatggaagTGCATGAGGAGAGCAAGCAGTTCACGAG GTACCATCGACCATAA
- the PHACTR4 gene encoding phosphatase and actin regulator 4 isoform X2, producing the protein MGQPHFSRPVNPGAFAEEVDHAPGDASMGVDVLESGDTTPPTKRKSKFSSFGKIFKPWKWRKKKSSDKFKETSEVLERKISMRKPREELVKRGVLLEEPEQDGEEPEKLNPPALKNGHTVPIGGPGVCNLPSQEEEATKPSSLRKPVPVEEPKKRQGSSSSQPGPELEPPQEPHIPRQPLLPPKRPPSTSQETNEVQAKDPMPASNTARTAPFSTAPTAAKTINSTAAPSPAPRTLLPAPASANTTAPTSTTSTAPAKQPPVPPPKPINRNSNSLIAELSQVMTSGTALSKLSPPLPPKRGLLPNNTSEAVTSKPQNDRTVTTSRPAPIPLHVTSAYPPPSPSPPLPTHVPPEPPRVALPTSTPVLDPPCSLDLPKEAPPPLPLPEDFRPIEVSKRTAEQGFGEPHVLPRLPQIPLHIRIQQALASPLPVTPPPEGSHRAHSLLFENDSFGEDNSTLGRTRSLPVTIEMLKVPDDEEEEDDDQEEEQNSGHHVYIGDVPSVTVIPKLVPQVLPEEQEGDEGMSDSDSEGPILYKDDEDEEEDESHNSTLANRVKRKDTLAIKLGNTTAPQEEKIMFPRKSKEEWNEIRHQIGTTLIRRLSQRPTAEELEQRNILQPKNEADRQAEKREIKRRLTRKLSQRPTVAELQARKILRFNEYVEVTDAQDYDRRADKPWTKLTPADKAAIRKELNEFKSCEMEVHEESKQFTR; encoded by the exons CTGAAGAGGTGGATCACGCCCCAGGTGATGCCAGCATGGGGGTAGATGTTTTGGAATCAGGTGACACCACACCTCCTacaaagaggaaaagcaagTTCTCAAGCTTTGGCAAGATTTTCAAACCCTGGAagtggaggaaaaagaaaagcagtgacAAATTCAAGGAGACTTCAGAAG TTTTAGAACGAAAGATTTCTATGCGAAAGCCAAGAGAGGAGCTGGTAAAAAGAGGGGTTCTGTTGGAAGAGCCTGAGCAGG ATGGTGAGGAGCCAGAGAAGCTGAACCCACCTGCACTGAAGAATGGCCACACTGTCCCCATTGGAGGCCCTGGGGTATGTAACCTGCCCAGCCAGGAGGAAGAGGCCACAAAGCCATCCAGCCTTAGAAAGCCTGTTCCAGTGGAGGAACCAAAGAAGAGGCAGG GTTCCTCCAGCAGCCAACCTGGGCCTGAACTGGAACCACCTCAGGAGCCACATATTCCCAGACAACCTCTGCTTCCTCCAAAAAGACCTCCCTCCACTTCCCAGGAGACAAACGAAGTACAGGCAAAGGATCCCATGCCTGCCAGCAACACTGCAAGAACTGCCCCCTTCAGCACAGCCCCCACGGCAGCAAAGACAATCAATTCCACAgctgccccttccccagcccccaggactctgctccctgctcctgccagtgCCAACACTACTGCTCCCACCAGCACgaccagcacagctcctgccaaacagcctcctgtccctcctcccAAACCCATCAACAGAAACAGCAACTCACTAATAG CGGAACTTTCCCAAGTAATGACCAGTGGTACAGCCTTGTCCAAgctttcccctcctctccctccaaaGAGAGGCCTCCTGCCTAACAACACGTCAGAGGCTGTCACCTCTAAGCCCCAGAATGACAGGACAGTGACAACGAGTCGCCCTGCACCGATTCCACTGCACGTGACCTCAGCTTATCCACCACCTTCACCCTCGCCGCCGCTGCCCACCCACGTACCCCCTGAACCTCCACGCGTGGCCCTGCCCACCTCCACCCCTGTCCTAGACCCACCGTGCTCCCTGGACCTGCCCAAGGaggctcctcctcctctccctcttcctgaAGACTTCAGGCCCATAGAAGTGTCAAAGAGGACGGCAGAACAAGGGTTTGGTGAACCCCACGTGCTGCCTCgcctgccccaaatcccactgcACATTCGTATCCAgcaggctctggccagccctcTGCCTGTCACCCCACCTCCCGAAGGGTCCCACAGGGCCCACTCGTTGCTCTTTGAGAACGATAGTTTTGGAGAAGACAACAGCACCCTGGGCAGGACAAGATCCCTGCCTGTCACCATTGAGATGCTCAAAGT TCCAGAcgatgaggaagaggaagatgatgaCCAGGAAGAGGAACAGAATTCAGGTCATCATGTGTATATTGGAGATGTGCCATCTGTCACAGTCATCCCCAAACTGGTACCCCAGGTCCTCCCggaggagcaggaaggagacGAAGGGATGAGCGACTCTGACTCGGAGGGCCCCATCCTGTATAaagatgatgaggatgaggaagaagaTGAAAGTCATAACA GCACACTGGCCAACAGAGTGAAGAGGAAAGACACGCTCGCTATAAAGCTGGGGAACACAACTGCACCACAGGAGGAGAAGATCATGTTCCCTCGGAAGAGCAAGGAGGAGTGGAACGAAATCCGTCACCAGATTGGGACAACGCTGATCAG GCGACTGAGTCAGAGGCCAACTGCAGAAGAACTGGAACAGAGGAACATTCTTCAGC CGAAAAATGAAGCTGACCGTCAAGCTGAGAAGCGCGAGATCAAGCGCCGGCTGACCAGAAAG CTTAGCCAAAGGCCTAcagtggcagagctgcaggctaGGAAGATCCTGAGGTTTAATGAATATGTGGAAGTAACAGATGCCCAGGACTATGACCGGCGAGCAGATAAGCCATGGACAAAGCTGACACCAGCTGACAAG GCAGCCATCAGGAAGGAGCTGAATGAGTTTAagagctgtgaaatggaagTGCATGAGGAGAGCAAGCAGTTCACGAGGTGA